One genomic region from Nocardia vinacea encodes:
- a CDS encoding serine hydrolase domain-containing protein: MTTATQSLGVDAERLSLLPAAIKSDIDAEKYDGAVVLVARRGEVILHEAIGYADRAAGRPIQLDSVFVTLSMFKTMTNAAVLQFIDRGQISFTTQVREVIPEYAANGKGNTTIADLLLHKAGLPLGAPLPPEVLGDIQATTAAVCKMVPQSVPGTTISYSAVVGHSVLAEIVRRVDGGSRTFGRILNDDLLEPLGMSDTSLGAGLRADLADRAVPVIVRDRGSALFDPAMLEGVAVASAIEGVEIPAGGAFTTATDWLRFAEALRRGGELDGVRVLSPAILRLATTVATGDLPNSMWDYTRQQRGWPESPANLGLGFYVRGPAAFVHAFGLLSSPGTFGGVGSGSTCFWVDPARDISYVFLSAGLMEDSHSSERHQRYADLVQSAVLD; the protein is encoded by the coding sequence ATGACCACTGCCACACAATCACTCGGCGTCGACGCGGAACGTCTATCGCTTCTTCCGGCGGCCATCAAGTCCGACATCGACGCCGAGAAATACGACGGGGCAGTGGTACTGGTCGCCCGGCGTGGTGAGGTCATTCTCCACGAGGCGATCGGATATGCCGACCGGGCAGCCGGGCGCCCAATACAACTCGACTCGGTCTTCGTCACGCTGTCCATGTTCAAGACGATGACCAACGCCGCAGTGCTCCAATTCATCGATCGCGGTCAGATCTCCTTCACTACGCAAGTCCGCGAGGTCATTCCCGAATACGCGGCAAACGGCAAGGGCAACACCACCATTGCCGATCTGCTGTTGCACAAGGCAGGGCTGCCCCTGGGCGCGCCTCTTCCACCGGAAGTATTGGGCGACATCCAGGCGACCACTGCTGCTGTGTGCAAGATGGTTCCACAGTCGGTTCCCGGGACGACCATCAGCTATTCGGCGGTGGTCGGACATAGTGTCCTCGCCGAGATCGTGCGCCGAGTGGACGGCGGCAGCCGTACGTTCGGTCGAATCTTGAACGACGACTTGCTCGAACCACTCGGCATGTCCGACACCTCACTCGGTGCTGGGCTGCGGGCAGACCTGGCCGACCGGGCGGTTCCCGTGATCGTCCGTGACCGCGGGTCCGCCCTGTTCGATCCCGCGATGCTGGAGGGTGTCGCTGTCGCGTCGGCGATCGAGGGGGTCGAGATTCCGGCAGGTGGCGCGTTTACTACCGCGACGGACTGGCTCCGATTCGCCGAGGCCTTGCGTCGCGGCGGTGAACTCGACGGTGTCCGCGTGCTGAGTCCGGCAATCCTGCGGCTTGCCACCACCGTGGCGACAGGTGATCTCCCGAACAGTATGTGGGATTACACCCGCCAACAGCGCGGATGGCCCGAATCTCCGGCGAACCTGGGACTGGGCTTCTACGTTCGAGGACCCGCAGCCTTCGTCCATGCGTTCGGGCTTCTCTCTTCGCCAGGAACGTTCGGTGGAGTAGGTTCGGGCTCCACGTGCTTTTGGGTCGATCCGGCCCGTGACATCTCCTACGTCTTTCTGTCCGCAGGCCTGATGGAAGACTCGCACAGCTCTGAACGGCACCAGCGTTATGCCGACCTCGTTCAGTCGGCCGTCCTGGACTAG
- a CDS encoding TetR/AcrR family transcriptional regulator, with product MGSSQADKAASHDRIVNIAATRMRRSGINGVGVAEVMQEAGLTHGGFYRHFKSREELVAAAVERALVQGSARTMGAAEEGGRRAFEAIVDDYLSHAHRAHPEAGCAVAGLAQDISRADDRTRLAYGHQVEQYLELFAGLTPSSDAAADRRRACLVLSALVGAIAMARAVSDVDFSDDILSETAAALKEL from the coding sequence GTGGGTAGTTCGCAGGCCGACAAGGCGGCAAGCCACGACCGCATCGTCAACATCGCTGCGACCCGAATGCGCCGTAGTGGCATCAACGGCGTCGGGGTAGCAGAGGTGATGCAGGAAGCCGGCCTGACCCATGGTGGCTTCTACCGACATTTCAAGTCCCGAGAGGAATTGGTCGCTGCCGCGGTGGAGCGCGCCTTGGTCCAGGGAAGTGCGCGGACTATGGGCGCGGCCGAGGAAGGCGGCAGACGGGCGTTCGAGGCGATCGTCGACGACTACCTAAGTCATGCCCACCGCGCCCATCCCGAGGCCGGATGCGCGGTGGCCGGGTTGGCTCAAGATATTTCGCGCGCGGATGATCGAACCCGCCTGGCTTACGGTCACCAAGTCGAGCAGTATCTTGAGCTTTTCGCCGGGTTGACACCGAGTTCGGACGCCGCTGCCGATCGACGTCGCGCCTGCTTAGTGCTCAGCGCGCTGGTCGGCGCCATTGCCATGGCGCGAGCCGTCAGCGACGTCGACTTCTCCGATGACATCCTCTCCGAGACTGCGGCGGCACTCAAGGAGCTCTAG
- a CDS encoding long-chain-fatty-acid--CoA ligase, with protein MINALTMDEHPLLLTTLVERAQLFTDADVVMRRPDGRIVRSNLGECARRARCLATSLADLGVAPGDLVATLLWNQTEHLELYFAVPAMGATLHTLNPRLHPDELAFIADDAGDSVLVVDESLWDVASSIIKTHSFNHVIVVTSGEPVPDGTIAYESCIATAEPMVWPAVDERSAAVMCYTSGTTGRPKGVVYSHRALVLHSMAAALPDVVGISMQDTVLPVVPMFHANAWGLPYAAALVGASIIFPGPLLDPANILDLLASEHVTVTAGVPTVWMDMLAALDADPHRWDLSRLNRLIVGGAAVPRSMLEGYDKHGLEVIQAWGMTELAPLGATSRLPRELEIDDDPDARYAYRTRQGRALPLIEIRAVDDTGAPIDWDDTAVGELEVRGPWVARGYHNGRGADSFTADGWFRTGDVVRIDGRGSIRICDRVKDLVKSGGEWISSVDLENHLMNHPAVAEAAVIAVADPRWGERPVAVVVPRIGHTVAPAALREHLLSAFAKWQVPERFEFVSAIPRTATGKFRKTALREQFPD; from the coding sequence ATGATCAACGCACTCACGATGGACGAGCACCCCTTATTGCTGACCACTTTGGTCGAACGTGCGCAGTTGTTTACCGACGCTGACGTGGTTATGCGCCGACCAGACGGTCGTATCGTGAGGTCCAATCTCGGCGAATGTGCCCGTCGCGCAAGATGTCTTGCGACTTCTCTCGCCGACCTCGGAGTCGCCCCGGGGGACCTGGTGGCCACGCTGCTATGGAATCAAACCGAACATCTCGAGTTGTACTTCGCCGTGCCGGCGATGGGCGCGACCCTGCATACCCTCAATCCACGACTGCACCCAGACGAACTAGCGTTCATCGCTGACGACGCCGGCGACTCGGTACTTGTCGTGGATGAATCGCTATGGGATGTCGCTTCAAGCATCATCAAAACCCACTCCTTCAACCATGTCATCGTTGTCACGTCGGGCGAGCCGGTTCCCGACGGAACGATTGCCTACGAATCCTGCATCGCGACAGCAGAACCAATGGTTTGGCCAGCGGTCGACGAGCGTAGCGCGGCGGTAATGTGCTACACCTCAGGCACAACAGGACGCCCCAAAGGCGTCGTCTACTCGCACCGCGCCCTCGTCCTTCACTCGATGGCCGCAGCGTTACCGGACGTCGTCGGGATCTCGATGCAAGACACCGTTCTTCCGGTGGTTCCGATGTTCCACGCAAACGCCTGGGGCTTGCCGTATGCAGCTGCACTTGTTGGTGCGTCGATCATCTTTCCCGGACCTCTGCTTGATCCCGCGAACATTCTTGACTTGCTGGCGAGCGAGCACGTTACCGTGACGGCTGGCGTTCCCACGGTGTGGATGGACATGCTGGCCGCCCTCGACGCGGATCCGCATCGGTGGGATCTGTCACGACTGAACCGGCTGATCGTTGGGGGAGCTGCTGTTCCACGCTCGATGCTCGAAGGTTACGACAAGCACGGCTTGGAAGTGATTCAAGCGTGGGGGATGACGGAGCTGGCGCCCTTGGGAGCGACTTCGCGGCTACCGCGCGAACTCGAGATCGATGACGATCCCGACGCTCGGTACGCGTATAGAACCAGGCAGGGCAGGGCTCTTCCGCTGATCGAGATCCGCGCGGTCGACGACACCGGCGCTCCGATCGATTGGGACGACACAGCGGTCGGTGAACTCGAAGTACGAGGGCCTTGGGTTGCCCGGGGCTACCACAACGGCAGGGGTGCCGACAGCTTCACCGCTGATGGCTGGTTTCGCACAGGTGATGTCGTACGCATCGATGGACGAGGGAGTATCCGCATCTGCGACCGGGTGAAGGACCTGGTGAAATCCGGAGGCGAATGGATCTCCTCAGTCGACCTGGAAAACCACCTGATGAATCACCCAGCCGTAGCGGAGGCGGCGGTAATTGCGGTCGCCGACCCTCGATGGGGCGAGCGTCCAGTTGCGGTCGTGGTGCCCCGGATCGGGCACACCGTCGCACCTGCCGCACTCCGAGAGCATCTCTTGAGCGCCTTCGCGAAATGGCAAGTGCCGGAACGATTCGAGTTCGTCTCCGCGATTCCGCGCACGGCTACCGGCAAGTTTCGCAAAACCGCTCTGCGTGAGCAATTCCCAGACTGA
- a CDS encoding amidase, with amino-acid sequence MNTRDAAELGRLSARRTADLVRKGEVSATDTVEAAIERIQESDTVINAVVFTAYDEARMRARKLQDRIGRGDEVGALAGVPTLTKDSFSSKKGWPHSSGLSVLRGDLAQHTTNYPRRMEAADAILLGTTNSAVFGFRGTTDSKAFGPCRNPHDPRLNAGGSSGGSAAVVAAGYVPVAGATDVGGSIRIPSAWCGAYGFQPTPGRAPFPARPNYFGPSPYFFEGPITRTVEDAALVMATLQGYDSGDPAALPGRLDFLAAHDRGRTTGLDGVRIGVTVDYGIYPVHAEIREGFDRAVSVLGSLGAKVVEVDLQLPYTQAQLSDVWSRLTAIGTCSIIDALAARGIDVRTQCPEELPDLMMRWVDVVGSMTVRELVRDQTVRSGVFGAFERAFQSIDLLIAPTVAHPPVPNALDGFTQGPSEIEGQPVDPLIGWCMAYLTNFTGNPSASVPIIMTSGLPMGIQITGRPHGDLDVIEASAAFEKVRPWNAIYDRKNRDRGAAVIRTPIHMATDIS; translated from the coding sequence ATGAACACACGGGACGCCGCGGAGCTAGGACGGCTATCCGCCCGACGCACCGCAGACCTCGTCCGAAAGGGGGAAGTGTCCGCGACGGACACGGTCGAGGCGGCGATTGAGCGCATCCAGGAATCCGATACCGTTATCAACGCGGTCGTTTTCACCGCGTACGACGAGGCCCGAATGAGGGCACGCAAGCTCCAAGATCGGATCGGCCGCGGAGACGAGGTCGGGGCACTGGCCGGCGTGCCCACCCTCACCAAGGACTCGTTCAGTTCCAAGAAGGGCTGGCCGCACTCCTCGGGGTTGAGCGTTCTGCGCGGCGACCTCGCGCAGCACACGACGAACTATCCACGCCGAATGGAAGCCGCGGACGCGATCCTGCTGGGCACCACGAACAGCGCGGTCTTCGGGTTTCGCGGCACCACCGACAGCAAAGCGTTCGGCCCCTGCCGCAATCCGCACGACCCGCGGCTGAACGCCGGCGGGTCCTCGGGCGGCAGCGCGGCCGTGGTGGCCGCCGGATACGTCCCGGTTGCCGGCGCCACAGATGTCGGCGGTTCGATCCGGATCCCGTCCGCGTGGTGCGGTGCGTACGGTTTCCAGCCCACCCCGGGACGAGCGCCGTTCCCGGCGCGCCCGAACTACTTCGGGCCCAGTCCGTACTTCTTCGAGGGACCGATAACTCGAACGGTGGAAGACGCGGCGCTCGTAATGGCGACCCTGCAGGGTTACGACAGCGGAGATCCAGCCGCCCTCCCGGGCCGACTCGATTTCCTGGCGGCCCACGACAGAGGCCGCACCACTGGCCTGGACGGGGTGCGAATAGGCGTGACAGTGGACTACGGGATCTATCCGGTCCACGCCGAAATCCGCGAAGGATTCGATCGAGCCGTGTCCGTGCTGGGCAGTCTCGGCGCAAAGGTCGTCGAAGTCGACCTTCAACTGCCCTACACACAGGCACAGTTGAGCGATGTGTGGAGCCGCTTGACCGCAATCGGTACTTGCTCGATCATCGATGCCTTGGCGGCGCGCGGAATCGACGTACGAACCCAGTGCCCTGAGGAACTGCCCGACCTCATGATGCGGTGGGTGGACGTCGTCGGTTCGATGACAGTTCGAGAGTTGGTGCGGGACCAGACCGTCCGCTCCGGAGTTTTCGGCGCCTTCGAACGCGCATTCCAGTCAATTGACCTGCTCATCGCCCCGACTGTCGCGCACCCCCCGGTGCCCAACGCGCTGGACGGATTCACCCAGGGGCCATCGGAGATCGAAGGACAGCCGGTCGACCCACTTATCGGGTGGTGTATGGCATACCTGACCAATTTCACAGGCAACCCCAGCGCATCGGTGCCGATCATCATGACATCCGGATTGCCCATGGGGATCCAGATCACCGGACGCCCGCACGGAGATCTCGACGTTATCGAGGCCAGTGCGGCATTCGAAAAGGTCCGACCGTGGAATGCGATCTACGACCGCAAGAATCGTGATCGGGGTGCGGCCGTGATTCGGACACCCATACACATGGCGACGGACATATCCTGA
- a CDS encoding helix-turn-helix transcriptional regulator, which yields MADVVDVRAVRKARRAELGAFLKSRRARITPDDVGLPPGPRRRTPGLRREEVAQLAGIGITWYTWLEQGRNINVSVQVLNSVARTLSLDAAEKAHLYRLADVPTVPTAHAGTALPEELQVILDHLEPLPGVVLSPRYDVLAHNKSYEALCPGFVKGERNVARRVFLTPECCNTYHHNWDDLRRMVGYLRGSYAKNLGDPGWEDFIAELCAESETFASLWARNDVAVPASRTKQIRNLAVGELEMFLTSMSLPSLPHAWMQIYTPVDEAAWVKLGELLAMSEEERQRPWIEHREQYHAAAG from the coding sequence ATGGCTGATGTTGTTGATGTTCGCGCGGTACGCAAGGCGCGCCGCGCCGAATTGGGCGCCTTCCTGAAGTCCCGCCGCGCGCGGATCACCCCCGATGACGTCGGCCTGCCACCCGGCCCACGCCGCCGGACCCCCGGTCTACGCCGCGAAGAGGTCGCGCAACTCGCCGGCATCGGCATCACCTGGTACACCTGGCTTGAACAAGGCAGAAATATCAATGTCAGTGTGCAGGTGTTGAATTCGGTTGCGCGGACGTTGTCGTTGGATGCTGCGGAGAAGGCGCATCTTTATCGACTTGCGGATGTGCCGACCGTGCCGACCGCGCACGCGGGCACCGCTCTGCCGGAGGAGCTTCAGGTGATTTTGGATCATCTGGAACCGTTGCCGGGTGTCGTGCTCAGCCCACGCTATGACGTGTTGGCGCACAACAAGTCCTATGAGGCATTGTGCCCGGGTTTCGTCAAGGGCGAGCGTAATGTGGCCCGTCGGGTGTTCCTGACTCCGGAGTGCTGCAACACCTATCACCACAATTGGGATGACTTGCGGCGCATGGTCGGTTATCTGCGGGGTTCGTATGCGAAGAACCTCGGCGATCCCGGGTGGGAAGATTTCATCGCTGAATTATGTGCCGAGAGTGAGACTTTCGCGTCGTTGTGGGCTCGTAATGATGTTGCGGTTCCGGCGAGTCGGACGAAGCAGATTCGTAATTTGGCGGTTGGGGAGTTGGAGATGTTCTTGACGAGCATGTCTCTGCCCTCGCTTCCGCATGCGTGGATGCAGATCTATACCCCGGTCGATGAGGCGGCGTGGGTGAAGTTGGGTGAGTTGTTGGCGATGAGTGAGGAAGAGCGCCAACGGCCTTGGATCGAGCATCGCGAGCAGTATCATGCTGCTGCGGGGTAG
- a CDS encoding enoyl-CoA hydratase/isomerase family protein, giving the protein MTESLTQFTITEAATGYWRVTFNNPPINLSDTDTLLELQRVVGLIESDDTLRVVVFDSADPDFFINHYDVSRFAEFPLAPGPTGLPTFIDTTTRLATSPVVTIASIRGRTRGGGSEIALACDMRFASLERAIFAQIEVGAGVFPGGGGIERLPLLVGRARALEIVLGSDDFDAATAENYGWVNRAFPDDELDAYVDNLARRIASFDKPALAEAKRLINRNTLPSAEDLVQTQDAFLDAFSWPTVQQRGARIRRRAGEVGPDFEARFGHHLGELGGDAN; this is encoded by the coding sequence ATGACCGAATCATTGACCCAGTTCACGATCACCGAGGCAGCGACGGGATATTGGAGGGTGACGTTCAACAATCCGCCAATCAACTTGTCGGATACCGACACCCTCCTCGAGCTACAGCGTGTCGTCGGTCTCATCGAGTCCGACGACACGTTGCGGGTCGTTGTGTTCGACAGTGCTGACCCCGACTTCTTCATCAATCACTACGACGTCTCCCGGTTCGCCGAATTCCCCTTGGCGCCCGGGCCGACTGGTCTGCCGACGTTCATCGACACCACGACACGGCTGGCCACCTCCCCGGTGGTAACCATCGCGTCCATTCGCGGTCGCACACGCGGCGGGGGGTCTGAGATCGCCCTGGCATGTGACATGCGTTTCGCCAGTCTGGAGCGAGCGATCTTCGCGCAGATCGAAGTCGGGGCGGGGGTCTTCCCGGGAGGTGGCGGCATCGAGCGCCTGCCTCTGCTCGTCGGACGGGCCAGGGCACTCGAAATCGTCCTCGGCAGTGACGACTTCGACGCAGCAACCGCGGAGAACTACGGCTGGGTGAACCGCGCGTTCCCCGACGACGAGCTCGACGCCTACGTCGACAACCTTGCCAGGCGCATCGCGTCGTTCGACAAGCCTGCGCTCGCTGAGGCCAAGCGGTTGATCAACCGCAACACATTGCCGTCCGCTGAGGATCTGGTGCAGACACAAGACGCATTCCTCGACGCATTCTCCTGGCCTACTGTGCAGCAGAGGGGGGCCCGAATCCGTCGTCGAGCAGGCGAAGTGGGTCCCGACTTCGAAGCACGCTTCGGCCATCACCTCGGCGAGCTTGGCGGTGACGCCAATTGA
- a CDS encoding DUF485 domain-containing protein: MHAESADEVVAAARFVPAVVISRVSVEMAADSSTPLARSSWYRIRSARRSAALPNGSRVVRHSAGRVGSVGDHISACGIRTASTTKGIVMSSPFDAASAGHESRFCDFAEIQDSPEFRSLKSLHHRFVFPVTVAALGGYGAYITLAAFAHSFMSITVLGNITMGLVLGFLQIIMTFVVTLTYVAYANRVLDPRSSRLRADLPVVHYVPATQSFVRSDIAEDVR, translated from the coding sequence GTGCACGCCGAGAGTGCCGACGAGGTAGTCGCTGCCGCCCGATTCGTGCCGGCGGTGGTCATCAGTCGGGTCTCGGTGGAGATGGCGGCGGACTCGTCGACGCCGCTCGCCCGCTCGTCGTGGTATCGCATCCGCTCGGCGCGCCGGTCGGCCGCTTTGCCGAACGGATCACGTGTCGTGCGCCATAGCGCAGGCCGTGTTGGAAGTGTTGGGGATCACATATCGGCGTGCGGGATCCGAACCGCGTCGACAACAAAAGGAATCGTAATGTCATCACCATTCGACGCCGCCTCTGCCGGCCATGAGTCGCGGTTCTGCGATTTCGCTGAGATTCAGGATTCCCCCGAATTCAGATCGCTCAAATCCCTGCATCACCGATTCGTTTTTCCGGTGACGGTGGCGGCCCTTGGTGGATACGGCGCTTACATAACTCTCGCCGCATTCGCGCACAGCTTCATGTCGATCACGGTTCTCGGAAATATCACCATGGGCCTAGTTCTCGGGTTCCTTCAAATCATCATGACATTCGTCGTCACCCTCACGTATGTGGCGTACGCGAATCGTGTTCTCGACCCCCGGTCCAGCCGGCTTCGAGCGGACCTGCCAGTCGTCCACTATGTGCCTGCGACGCAGTCATTCGTTCGTTCCGACATTGCGGAGGATGTGCGATGA
- a CDS encoding hemerythrin domain-containing protein, whose product MGKLDQNVIDLLTDQHEQIRRLLEKVKSGQDDKRELFTELVRLLAVHETAEEEVVHAVARRAAFGADDIIGPRLAEENAVKHALAELYDMGVDHPDFDAKLAVFADKVSAHAAHEETEEFPFLLKQFSVNQLERWAGMVRAAERLAPTRPHPHAGETGLANLVMSPPLAVFDRARDVLRDMRSH is encoded by the coding sequence ATGGGAAAGCTGGATCAGAATGTGATCGATTTGCTGACCGACCAGCACGAGCAGATCCGGCGCCTGCTCGAGAAGGTGAAATCGGGTCAGGACGATAAGCGGGAACTGTTCACCGAGTTGGTGCGCCTACTCGCGGTACACGAAACCGCCGAGGAGGAGGTTGTGCATGCGGTGGCGCGGCGCGCGGCTTTCGGCGCCGACGACATCATCGGCCCCAGATTGGCCGAGGAAAACGCGGTGAAGCACGCACTGGCCGAACTGTACGACATGGGCGTCGACCATCCCGATTTCGATGCGAAGCTCGCCGTATTCGCCGATAAGGTCTCCGCACACGCCGCACATGAGGAGACCGAGGAATTCCCCTTCCTGCTCAAACAGTTCTCGGTCAACCAACTCGAACGCTGGGCCGGCATGGTGCGCGCCGCCGAGAGACTCGCCCCGACCCGGCCGCACCCCCATGCGGGCGAGACCGGCCTGGCGAACCTCGTGATGAGCCCGCCACTGGCCGTATTCGACCGAGCACGGGACGTCCTGCGCGACATGCGCTCACACTGA
- a CDS encoding cation acetate symporter has protein sequence MTGILAATSGENVNPILNMAIFGVFVAVSFGIVLRVSRGNRTAADYYAGGRSFTGGQNGLAISGDYLGAASLMGVVGAIAVYGYDGFLYSIGFLVAWLVALLLVAELVRNAGKFTMADVLSFRLRERPVRTAAALGTLTVCFFYLLAQMAGAGALVSLLLGIGSDLGQGLVIAVVGALMIVYVLIGGMKGTTWVQIIKAVLLIGGAGVMSVWVLVLYGFNFSDMLGAAVVKGQESGFNLLEPGNRYGASGTSKVDFISLAVALVLGTAALPHVLMRFYTVPTARDARKSVVYSIFMIGLFYVFTLVLGYGAAAIVGSKRILAAPGGVNSAVTLLAYDLGGPLLLGFISAVAFATLLAVVAGLTITAAASFAHDVYANVIRRGKVDSVKEVKAARCTVIVIGVAAIIGGIAAKDQNVAFLIALAFAIAASANLPTILYSLYWKRFTTRGALLSMYGGLGSSLLLIIISPVASGTPTSLLSSVNFAVFPLNNPGIVSIPLAFLLGWIGSILDHAPADPAKTAEMDVRSLTGIGAEPAVEH, from the coding sequence ATGACCGGCATTCTGGCCGCGACGTCGGGTGAGAACGTGAATCCTATCCTGAATATGGCCATCTTCGGTGTGTTTGTCGCGGTGTCGTTCGGGATCGTTCTCCGGGTTTCGCGAGGTAACCGAACGGCGGCCGACTACTACGCTGGTGGGCGATCGTTCACAGGTGGTCAGAACGGGCTGGCGATCAGCGGTGACTACCTCGGGGCGGCTTCGCTGATGGGCGTGGTCGGAGCTATCGCGGTGTACGGGTACGACGGGTTCCTCTACTCGATCGGTTTTCTGGTGGCGTGGCTGGTCGCGTTGCTGCTTGTGGCCGAACTCGTGCGCAACGCCGGCAAGTTCACGATGGCCGACGTGCTGTCATTCCGACTGCGTGAGCGCCCGGTTCGTACTGCGGCCGCCCTCGGAACATTGACCGTCTGCTTCTTCTACCTCCTGGCGCAAATGGCCGGCGCAGGAGCGTTGGTATCGCTGCTACTGGGTATAGGCAGCGATCTCGGGCAGGGTCTCGTCATCGCCGTCGTCGGTGCGCTCATGATCGTCTACGTCCTGATCGGCGGGATGAAGGGCACCACGTGGGTGCAGATCATCAAAGCGGTCCTGCTGATAGGCGGGGCGGGCGTCATGAGCGTGTGGGTGCTCGTTCTATACGGATTCAATTTCTCCGACATGCTCGGTGCGGCAGTCGTGAAGGGTCAGGAAAGCGGGTTCAACCTCCTCGAGCCAGGCAACCGGTACGGCGCCTCGGGAACCTCGAAGGTGGACTTCATCTCCCTCGCCGTCGCGCTCGTCCTCGGCACTGCCGCCCTGCCCCACGTCCTGATGCGGTTCTATACCGTGCCGACCGCTCGGGACGCCCGTAAGTCGGTCGTGTACTCGATCTTCATGATCGGCCTGTTCTATGTCTTCACGCTCGTCCTCGGCTACGGCGCCGCCGCGATCGTCGGGTCGAAGCGGATTCTGGCCGCCCCCGGTGGCGTCAATTCCGCGGTCACGCTCTTGGCGTACGACCTCGGCGGCCCACTGCTTCTCGGGTTCATCTCTGCGGTCGCGTTCGCCACGCTCCTCGCGGTCGTTGCTGGACTTACCATCACGGCGGCGGCGTCGTTCGCACATGACGTGTACGCGAACGTGATTCGCCGCGGAAAGGTCGACTCCGTGAAGGAGGTAAAGGCCGCTCGCTGCACCGTGATCGTGATAGGGGTGGCGGCCATCATCGGTGGCATCGCCGCCAAAGACCAGAACGTCGCGTTCCTTATTGCGCTGGCGTTCGCGATCGCGGCGAGCGCGAATCTGCCCACGATCCTGTACTCCTTGTACTGGAAGCGTTTCACTACCAGGGGTGCCCTGCTCAGCATGTACGGCGGGTTGGGGTCGTCGCTGCTGTTGATCATCATCTCGCCGGTCGCCTCCGGCACACCCACCTCCTTGCTTTCCAGCGTCAATTTCGCGGTCTTCCCGTTGAACAACCCGGGAATCGTGTCCATCCCGCTGGCCTTCTTGCTCGGTTGGATCGGCTCGATCCTCGACCACGCCCCTGCGGATCCCGCCAAGACAGCAGAGATGGACGTTCGTTCGCTGACAGGGATCGGTGCCGAGCCGGCCGTCGAGCACTGA